In Gallus gallus isolate bGalGal1 chromosome Z, bGalGal1.mat.broiler.GRCg7b, whole genome shotgun sequence, one DNA window encodes the following:
- the LOC112530672 gene encoding serine/arginine repetitive matrix protein 1, which translates to MAAAWSAPRPRDGLGTTGSERRRARGRPRIITATAQEKGSRGLPAGLEPPPRGGGENGIGVAAESASRGCASGGPRSERGERSQLSAGRRQSRRLLPPAGASPARSGCRYGSRRSGLRRHLPAPAPVPPPRPERNSGPAAEEGGGSGGGAGRGGAHWPRLRDSTEMTLEEEAVPPPQLRGRRVKVPRRRRAEGACRVKGVGRALCACAAVRGALPATRGGGACACGKAKDGARPGRISGCCPARGFTQNSPLCSKPAVQEMKKFTGSGAPEKIFHLDKEIWEFL; encoded by the exons ATGGCTGCG GCGTGGAGCGCTCCCCGCCCGCGCGACGGCCTCGGGACCACGGGCTCGGAACGCCGCAgggcccggggccgcccgcgCATAATCACCGCCACCGCCCAGGAGAAGGGCAGCCGAGGGCTCCCGGCCGGGCTCGAGCCGCCGCCGCGCGGAGGCGGTGAGAACGGGATCGGCGTCGCGGCGGAGAGCGCGAGTAGGGGATGTGCGTCCGGCGGGCCGCGGTCTGAGAGAGGCGAGCGGTCACAGCTGAGCGCGGGCCGGCGGCAGTCGCGGCGGCTCCTCCCTCCCGCGGGTGCCTCTCCCGCCCGCTCTGGGTGTCGCTACGGTAGTCGCCGCTCGGGCCTCCGCCGCCATCTCCCCGCCCCCGCTCCGGTCCCACCGCCACGGCCCGAGCGCAACAGCGGCCCCGCGGCggaggaagggggagggagCGGAGGCGGGGCCGGCCGCGGAGGCGCCCATTGGCCGCGGCTAAGGGATAGCACGGAAATGACGTTAGAGGAGGAGGCGGTTCCGCCCCCACAGCTCCGGGGGCGCCGTGTCAAGGTTCCCCGTCGAAGACGCGCAGAGGGGGCGTGCCGGGTGAAGGGGGTGGGCCGGGCGTTGTGCGCATGCGCGGCGGTGCGTGGCGCTCTTCCTGCGACGCGTGGTGGCGGCGCATGCGCATGTG gCAAAGCCAAAGACGGTGCCAGG CCTGGCCGTATCTCAGGATGCTGTCCTGCTAGAGGTTTCACTCAAAATAGCCCTCTTTGCAGCAAGCCTGCAGttcaggaaatgaagaaatttacTGGCAGCGGAGCACCAGAGAAGATTTTTCATCTTGATAAAGAGATCTGG GAGTTCCTTTGA
- the PDCD1LG2 gene encoding programmed cell death 1 ligand 1 isoform X2, with translation MFQILTVLWLEMQLCVVSGAEELFTVEVPQQLYVVEYGSNVTMECRFPVNGSLNLGLLSVVWEQKRQGQLESREVYTLRNGKALTSSQHHDYMGRAALLRNELKLGRAILHITSVKITDAGSYLCLIDYQGADYKYITLEVKASYKIINTQKTREWNENKFALICQSEGFPLAEVFWQNEKNFSLSESANTTYALTADGLYNVTSILIINQNMNENYSCIFWNKELNENTSADIYSLALMSTQYGGQKSLILFIAATCVIVLVLLSVLTIFQKRKSFKNFRAKKDRKGKLSPTVTDENRHSSNSQTETSYLSTVAYSGESRNVSL, from the exons ATGTTCCAAATCCTGACAGTGCTGTGGctggaaatgcagctctgtgtggTTTCAG GTGCTGAGGAACTATTTACAGTTGAAGTTCCTCAGCAGCTATATGTTGTGGAGTATGGGAGCAATGTGACCATGGAATGCAGATTCCCTGTGAATGGCTCATTGAACCTGGGACTTCTGAGTGTTGTCTGGGAGCAGAAGAGGCAAGGTCAGTTGGAATCAAGAGAGGTGTACACACTCCGCAATGGGAAAGCACTCACTTCATCCCAACATCATGATTACATGGGAAGAGCAGCACTGTTACGCAACGAATTGAAATTGGGACGTGCAATCCTTCACATTACCAGCGTCAAGATCACAGATGCGGGATCTTACCTTTGTCTCATTGACTACCAAGGTGCTGACTACAAGTACATTACTTTGGAAGTAAAAG CATCCTACAAGAtaataaacacacagaaaacaagagaatGGAATGAAAACAAGTTTGCTCTTATATGCCAGTCAGAAGGCTTTCCGCTGGCAGAGGTATTCTGGCAAAACGAAAAGAACTTCAGTCTCAGCGAGTCTGCAAATACTACCTACGCACTGACTGCAGATGGCCTCTATAATGTCACCAGCATCCTGATAATCAACCAAAATATGAATGAGAATTACAGCTGCATATTCTGGAATAAAGAACTGaatgaaaatacttcagctgACATTTACTCTTTAG cTTTAATGAGTACACAGTATGGTGGGCAAAAGTCCCTGATCTTATTTATCGCCGCCACGTGTGTGATAGTACTGGTCCTCCTCTCTGTATTAACAatctttcaaaagagaaaatcattCAAGAACTTCCGTGCTAAAAAAG acaggaaaggaaaactgagcCCTACTGTGACAGATGAGAACA gACACTCCTCTAACTCTCAAACAGAGACTTCATACTTGTCAACCGTCGCTTATTCTGGAGAAAGCAGGAATGTGAGTCTGTGA
- the PDCD1LG2 gene encoding programmed cell death 1 ligand 1 isoform X3, with protein sequence MLLRGAEELFTVEVPQQLYVVEYGSNVTMECRFPVNGSLNLGLLSVVWEQKRQGQLESREVYTLRNGKALTSSQHHDYMGRAALLRNELKLGRAILHITSVKITDAGSYLCLIDYQGADYKYITLEVKASYKIINTQKTREWNENKFALICQSEGFPLAEVFWQNEKNFSLSESANTTYALTADGLYNVTSILIINQNMNENYSCIFWNKELNENTSADIYSLALMSTQYGGQKSLILFIAATCVIVLVLLSVLTIFQKRKSFKNFRAKKDRKGKLSPTVTDENRHSSNSQTETSYLSTVAYSGESRNVSL encoded by the exons ATGCTGCTAAGAG GTGCTGAGGAACTATTTACAGTTGAAGTTCCTCAGCAGCTATATGTTGTGGAGTATGGGAGCAATGTGACCATGGAATGCAGATTCCCTGTGAATGGCTCATTGAACCTGGGACTTCTGAGTGTTGTCTGGGAGCAGAAGAGGCAAGGTCAGTTGGAATCAAGAGAGGTGTACACACTCCGCAATGGGAAAGCACTCACTTCATCCCAACATCATGATTACATGGGAAGAGCAGCACTGTTACGCAACGAATTGAAATTGGGACGTGCAATCCTTCACATTACCAGCGTCAAGATCACAGATGCGGGATCTTACCTTTGTCTCATTGACTACCAAGGTGCTGACTACAAGTACATTACTTTGGAAGTAAAAG CATCCTACAAGAtaataaacacacagaaaacaagagaatGGAATGAAAACAAGTTTGCTCTTATATGCCAGTCAGAAGGCTTTCCGCTGGCAGAGGTATTCTGGCAAAACGAAAAGAACTTCAGTCTCAGCGAGTCTGCAAATACTACCTACGCACTGACTGCAGATGGCCTCTATAATGTCACCAGCATCCTGATAATCAACCAAAATATGAATGAGAATTACAGCTGCATATTCTGGAATAAAGAACTGaatgaaaatacttcagctgACATTTACTCTTTAG cTTTAATGAGTACACAGTATGGTGGGCAAAAGTCCCTGATCTTATTTATCGCCGCCACGTGTGTGATAGTACTGGTCCTCCTCTCTGTATTAACAatctttcaaaagagaaaatcattCAAGAACTTCCGTGCTAAAAAAG acaggaaaggaaaactgagcCCTACTGTGACAGATGAGAACA gACACTCCTCTAACTCTCAAACAGAGACTTCATACTTGTCAACCGTCGCTTATTCTGGAGAAAGCAGGAATGTGAGTCTGTGA
- the PDCD1LG2 gene encoding programmed cell death 1 ligand 2 isoform X4, whose protein sequence is MECRFPVNGSLNLGLLSVVWEQKRQGQLESREVYTLRNGKALTSSQHHDYMGRAALLRNELKLGRAILHITSVKITDAGSYLCLIDYQGADYKYITLEVKASYKIINTQKTREWNENKFALICQSEGFPLAEVFWQNEKNFSLSESANTTYALTADGLYNVTSILIINQNMNENYSCIFWNKELNENTSADIYSLALMSTQYGGQKSLILFIAATCVIVLVLLSVLTIFQKRKSFKNFRAKKDRKGKLSPTVTDENRHSSNSQTETSYLSTVAYSGESRNVSL, encoded by the exons ATGGAATGCAGATTCCCTGTGAATGGCTCATTGAACCTGGGACTTCTGAGTGTTGTCTGGGAGCAGAAGAGGCAAGGTCAGTTGGAATCAAGAGAGGTGTACACACTCCGCAATGGGAAAGCACTCACTTCATCCCAACATCATGATTACATGGGAAGAGCAGCACTGTTACGCAACGAATTGAAATTGGGACGTGCAATCCTTCACATTACCAGCGTCAAGATCACAGATGCGGGATCTTACCTTTGTCTCATTGACTACCAAGGTGCTGACTACAAGTACATTACTTTGGAAGTAAAAG CATCCTACAAGAtaataaacacacagaaaacaagagaatGGAATGAAAACAAGTTTGCTCTTATATGCCAGTCAGAAGGCTTTCCGCTGGCAGAGGTATTCTGGCAAAACGAAAAGAACTTCAGTCTCAGCGAGTCTGCAAATACTACCTACGCACTGACTGCAGATGGCCTCTATAATGTCACCAGCATCCTGATAATCAACCAAAATATGAATGAGAATTACAGCTGCATATTCTGGAATAAAGAACTGaatgaaaatacttcagctgACATTTACTCTTTAG cTTTAATGAGTACACAGTATGGTGGGCAAAAGTCCCTGATCTTATTTATCGCCGCCACGTGTGTGATAGTACTGGTCCTCCTCTCTGTATTAACAatctttcaaaagagaaaatcattCAAGAACTTCCGTGCTAAAAAAG acaggaaaggaaaactgagcCCTACTGTGACAGATGAGAACA gACACTCCTCTAACTCTCAAACAGAGACTTCATACTTGTCAACCGTCGCTTATTCTGGAGAAAGCAGGAATGTGAGTCTGTGA
- the PDCD1LG2 gene encoding programmed cell death 1 ligand 1 isoform X1, producing MLLRDQPEKMFQILTVLWLEMQLCVVSGAEELFTVEVPQQLYVVEYGSNVTMECRFPVNGSLNLGLLSVVWEQKRQGQLESREVYTLRNGKALTSSQHHDYMGRAALLRNELKLGRAILHITSVKITDAGSYLCLIDYQGADYKYITLEVKASYKIINTQKTREWNENKFALICQSEGFPLAEVFWQNEKNFSLSESANTTYALTADGLYNVTSILIINQNMNENYSCIFWNKELNENTSADIYSLALMSTQYGGQKSLILFIAATCVIVLVLLSVLTIFQKRKSFKNFRAKKDRKGKLSPTVTDENRHSSNSQTETSYLSTVAYSGESRNVSL from the exons ATGCTGCTAAGAG ATCAACCAGAGAAAATGTTCCAAATCCTGACAGTGCTGTGGctggaaatgcagctctgtgtggTTTCAG GTGCTGAGGAACTATTTACAGTTGAAGTTCCTCAGCAGCTATATGTTGTGGAGTATGGGAGCAATGTGACCATGGAATGCAGATTCCCTGTGAATGGCTCATTGAACCTGGGACTTCTGAGTGTTGTCTGGGAGCAGAAGAGGCAAGGTCAGTTGGAATCAAGAGAGGTGTACACACTCCGCAATGGGAAAGCACTCACTTCATCCCAACATCATGATTACATGGGAAGAGCAGCACTGTTACGCAACGAATTGAAATTGGGACGTGCAATCCTTCACATTACCAGCGTCAAGATCACAGATGCGGGATCTTACCTTTGTCTCATTGACTACCAAGGTGCTGACTACAAGTACATTACTTTGGAAGTAAAAG CATCCTACAAGAtaataaacacacagaaaacaagagaatGGAATGAAAACAAGTTTGCTCTTATATGCCAGTCAGAAGGCTTTCCGCTGGCAGAGGTATTCTGGCAAAACGAAAAGAACTTCAGTCTCAGCGAGTCTGCAAATACTACCTACGCACTGACTGCAGATGGCCTCTATAATGTCACCAGCATCCTGATAATCAACCAAAATATGAATGAGAATTACAGCTGCATATTCTGGAATAAAGAACTGaatgaaaatacttcagctgACATTTACTCTTTAG cTTTAATGAGTACACAGTATGGTGGGCAAAAGTCCCTGATCTTATTTATCGCCGCCACGTGTGTGATAGTACTGGTCCTCCTCTCTGTATTAACAatctttcaaaagagaaaatcattCAAGAACTTCCGTGCTAAAAAAG acaggaaaggaaaactgagcCCTACTGTGACAGATGAGAACA gACACTCCTCTAACTCTCAAACAGAGACTTCATACTTGTCAACCGTCGCTTATTCTGGAGAAAGCAGGAATGTGAGTCTGTGA